The following are encoded together in the Bacillus sp. V2I10 genome:
- a CDS encoding spore germination protein has product MYKQNGKPKPSMAEIITSFKASSDFVQFEHNAKEITFWVSYIRTVVDPQLLHESILAPLLKEKWNTLHQLKEIVPIEEILVTIDTDIVSEKLLEGYVIISFSEYGSPCALLRATLNKARDISLPEVEFSVVGPKEAFVEAIEFNINLIRKRIQVPQLRIKEMQIGDLSKTKVAVLYIDSIADEENVNTITQRIRDISYDQIGDSGYVAQFISDNHNSPFPQVLDSERPDRIAAVLSEGKVAVIVDGSPQVLIGPTTLVEFFSSFEDYYLNWVLASFFRLIRVFAVAFSILVTPVYVATLTFHYELIPKDLLNTLVTSRREIPLPPILEALFLELTIELLREAGARLPTKVGQTIGIVGGIVIGTASVEAGLTSNVLLIIVALSALASFTTPVYKMGNTIRLLRFPFLIFAQLYGLLGIVLCFCFLTTHLLRLTSLGRPFLVPVYPPRSRDLKDAVIRFPFSTLSKRPLALRTKQPDKFSAKKAKQRHDIDE; this is encoded by the coding sequence ATGTATAAGCAGAATGGCAAACCAAAGCCGTCGATGGCTGAAATCATTACTAGCTTCAAGGCCTCGTCTGATTTTGTCCAATTTGAGCACAATGCAAAAGAGATCACATTCTGGGTGTCGTACATTCGGACAGTTGTAGATCCGCAGCTTTTGCATGAGAGCATATTAGCTCCTTTGCTCAAAGAGAAATGGAATACTCTTCATCAACTGAAAGAAATTGTACCAATTGAAGAAATCCTTGTCACGATTGACACGGATATTGTTTCGGAGAAATTGCTGGAAGGCTATGTCATTATTTCATTCTCTGAATATGGAAGTCCGTGTGCATTATTAAGAGCTACATTGAATAAAGCAAGGGACATCTCACTTCCTGAAGTTGAATTTAGTGTAGTAGGTCCGAAAGAAGCATTTGTAGAAGCGATTGAATTTAATATCAATTTGATTCGTAAAAGAATACAAGTACCGCAGCTGCGAATAAAAGAAATGCAAATTGGTGATTTGTCCAAAACAAAAGTTGCTGTACTTTATATTGACAGCATAGCAGATGAAGAAAATGTAAACACAATTACTCAGCGGATAAGAGATATTTCGTATGATCAAATAGGCGACAGCGGCTATGTTGCCCAATTCATTTCGGATAATCATAATTCTCCTTTTCCGCAGGTGCTTGATTCTGAACGTCCTGACAGGATAGCTGCTGTGCTATCAGAAGGAAAAGTAGCTGTAATTGTCGATGGATCTCCGCAGGTTTTAATTGGACCGACAACTCTAGTGGAATTTTTCTCATCCTTCGAAGATTATTATTTAAATTGGGTTCTAGCATCTTTTTTCAGGCTGATCCGTGTGTTTGCTGTAGCGTTTTCCATCTTGGTTACACCAGTATATGTAGCGACACTGACGTTTCATTATGAATTAATTCCAAAGGATTTGCTGAACACGCTTGTCACATCCAGGCGTGAAATTCCTCTGCCTCCTATATTAGAAGCACTGTTTTTGGAGCTTACCATTGAATTGCTCAGGGAAGCTGGAGCACGATTGCCGACAAAGGTCGGCCAGACAATCGGTATCGTAGGCGGGATCGTTATTGGAACGGCATCTGTTGAAGCAGGCCTGACCAGTAACGTTCTTCTGATCATCGTCGCATTGTCAGCACTTGCATCGTTTACCACTCCGGTTTACAAGATGGGCAATACGATTCGCCTGCTGAGATTTCCATTTTTAATTTTCGCACAGCTCTATGGTCTTCTTGGCATCGTTTTATGTTTTTGTTTTTTAACTACTCATCTCTTGAGGCTGACTTCTCTCGGAAGGCCCTTTTTGGTGCCGGTCTATCCGCCCCGGAGCAGGGACCTTAAAGATGCGGTAATCCGTTTTCCTTTCTCTACATTAAGTAAGAGACCTTTGGCCCTGCGGACGAAACAGCCCGATAAATTTTCAGCAAAAAAAGCGAAACAGAGACATGATATAGATGAATAG
- a CDS encoding peptidoglycan-binding protein: protein MRKKLMGLIGASVLSVSVIFPLSGEAALGDRTLSQGMSHSDVKELQEHLLSKSVFPYFEETGYYGPITKDAVKEFQEKSRIQVDGIAGPQTNQKIKVLRYGDMGKPVIKLQRLLKEWGVYTGIVDGMYGNSTKSAVANFQQQKGMKSDGIAGPQTFSKLNQKSSSVSGTVKELTVSSTAYTASCEGCSGVTKMGVDLKKYPDAKVIAVDPNVIPIGSTVEVEGYGKAIAADIGGGISGNEIDVFIAGQSSAINWGRKTVNIKVYQ from the coding sequence ATGAGGAAAAAGCTTATGGGATTGATTGGAGCATCTGTACTTAGTGTAAGTGTAATTTTTCCATTGAGCGGGGAAGCAGCACTTGGAGACAGAACGCTTTCGCAGGGAATGAGCCATTCAGATGTTAAAGAACTGCAGGAACATCTTTTATCAAAAAGTGTGTTCCCCTATTTTGAAGAGACAGGCTATTATGGTCCAATTACAAAAGATGCAGTGAAAGAATTTCAGGAAAAGAGCCGCATTCAGGTTGATGGAATCGCAGGCCCACAAACGAATCAAAAAATTAAAGTGTTGCGCTATGGCGATATGGGAAAACCAGTAATCAAGCTTCAGCGTCTGCTGAAAGAGTGGGGAGTATACACTGGTATTGTTGATGGAATGTACGGAAACAGCACGAAAAGTGCAGTAGCCAATTTCCAGCAGCAAAAAGGAATGAAAAGTGATGGTATCGCTGGACCGCAAACCTTTAGTAAGTTAAATCAAAAATCAAGCAGCGTTTCAGGCACTGTAAAAGAGTTAACGGTTAGTAGCACGGCATATACGGCTTCTTGCGAAGGCTGTTCAGGAGTTACGAAGATGGGTGTGGATTTAAAAAAATACCCTGATGCTAAAGTGATTGCCGTTGATCCGAACGTGATTCCAATTGGCTCAACAGTAGAAGTTGAAGGCTACGGAAAAGCGATTGCGGCTGATATTGGCGGTGGGATTTCAGGCAACGAGATTGATGTCTTTATTGCAGGTCAAAGCAGTGCAATCAATTGGGGCAGAAAAACAGTGAACATCAAAGTTTATCAATAA
- a CDS encoding DUF421 domain-containing protein: MPEWLDVVVRSLLFVVVLFLITKWLGKKQLSELSFFEYVTGITIGSIAGEVVMGLERNMFNGIIGILIFASMPFFAGLISLKSKVFRNFIEGKATIFIKDGKIMEDNLKKEKYTTDELLELLRKKDVFQVADVEFALLEPTGELSVLLKKENQPLTPKDVNLNVASIKEPQTVIMDGEILNEPLSTIGRSRNWLKTELEKQGVTIENVFLGQVDSYGQLTVDLFDDKLQVPTPQEKPLVFAAMKKCQADLELFALGTESTEAKHMYSENSKKLQEALEKVSPILKS; encoded by the coding sequence GTGCCTGAGTGGTTAGATGTAGTAGTAAGGTCATTATTATTTGTAGTTGTCTTATTTCTAATTACAAAATGGTTAGGTAAAAAGCAGCTCTCCGAACTTTCATTTTTTGAATATGTCACTGGCATTACAATTGGAAGTATTGCAGGAGAAGTTGTTATGGGGCTTGAAAGGAACATGTTTAACGGGATAATCGGAATCTTGATCTTCGCTTCTATGCCTTTTTTTGCAGGTTTGATTTCTTTAAAAAGCAAAGTCTTTCGCAATTTTATAGAAGGGAAAGCAACCATTTTTATTAAAGATGGGAAAATCATGGAAGATAACTTGAAAAAGGAAAAATACACAACTGATGAGTTGCTGGAATTGCTTCGAAAGAAGGATGTCTTCCAGGTGGCTGATGTGGAATTTGCGTTATTAGAGCCGACCGGGGAATTAAGTGTTCTATTAAAAAAAGAAAATCAGCCTTTAACTCCGAAAGATGTAAACTTGAATGTTGCTTCCATTAAGGAACCCCAGACCGTCATTATGGATGGAGAAATCTTAAATGAGCCGCTGTCTACTATTGGCCGAAGCAGAAATTGGCTGAAAACTGAACTGGAAAAACAGGGAGTTACCATTGAAAATGTTTTTCTTGGACAGGTAGATTCTTACGGACAATTAACCGTTGACCTCTTTGATGATAAACTTCAGGTTCCAACTCCTCAAGAAAAACCTTTAGTTTTCGCCGCAATGAAAAAATGTCAGGCGGATTTAGAGCTGTTTGCCCTTGGAACTGAATCAACGGAGGCAAAGCATATGTATAGTGAAAATAGTAAAAAATTACAAGAAGCTCTAGAAAAAGTAAGTCCTATTTTAAAAAGTTAA
- a CDS encoding MGMT family protein gives METFTQRALLIIRSIPAGKVMTYGQVARCAGQPRGARQVVRILHSMSEKHRLPWHRVINSKGEIGMKETEAGRLQKKLLEEEGISFIGEYRIHLEDWIYDPGMDAADW, from the coding sequence ATGGAGACTTTTACTCAAAGAGCGTTATTAATTATTAGATCAATACCAGCCGGAAAAGTGATGACATATGGACAAGTTGCGCGGTGCGCCGGTCAGCCGAGAGGAGCGCGGCAGGTTGTCCGCATTCTTCATTCGATGAGCGAAAAGCATCGTCTGCCATGGCATCGTGTCATAAATTCCAAGGGGGAAATCGGCATGAAGGAGACGGAGGCCGGCAGACTGCAAAAAAAATTATTAGAAGAGGAAGGCATCTCTTTTATCGGTGAATATCGAATCCATCTTGAGGATTGGATCTATGATCCTGGCATGGATGCGGCTGACTGGTAA
- the spoVAC gene encoding stage V sporulation protein AC gives MSNKQKKQLTPVQQEYQTLEKQLETKRPVFKNCIKAFLTGGFICLIGQCIQMFYIFYFDFTDQTAGNPTVGTLIFISMLLTGFGVYDRIAQFGGAGSAVPVTGFGNAVISAAIEHRTEGFVLGVGGNMFKLAGSVILFGTFSAFVIATIKTILIQWGGL, from the coding sequence ATGTCAAATAAGCAAAAGAAACAATTAACACCTGTACAACAAGAGTATCAAACCCTTGAAAAGCAGCTGGAAACAAAAAGACCGGTTTTTAAAAATTGTATAAAAGCATTTTTAACGGGTGGATTCATTTGCTTGATCGGACAGTGTATTCAAATGTTTTATATTTTTTATTTTGATTTTACTGACCAAACAGCTGGAAATCCGACGGTTGGTACTTTGATTTTCATTTCCATGCTTCTTACAGGTTTTGGAGTCTATGATCGAATCGCACAATTTGGAGGGGCTGGTTCTGCTGTTCCTGTTACCGGCTTCGGAAACGCAGTCATATCCGCAGCCATTGAACATCGAACAGAGGGGTTTGTGTTAGGTGTAGGCGGTAATATGTTTAAATTAGCTGGCTCTGTCATCTTGTTCGGTACTTTTTCCGCGTTTGTGATTGCTACAATCAAAACCATTCTTATCCAGTGGGGTGGTTTGTAA
- the spoVAE gene encoding stage V sporulation protein AE → MIFFWAFVVGGLICVVGQIMFDVFKLTPSHTLSTFVVIGALLDGFGLYEPFIDFAGAGATVPITSFGNSLVHGAMEEAGKHGLVGVISGMFEVTSAGISAAIIFGMIGALLFKPKG, encoded by the coding sequence ATGATTTTCTTTTGGGCTTTTGTCGTAGGCGGTTTGATTTGCGTAGTTGGGCAAATTATGTTTGATGTGTTTAAACTCACACCTTCTCACACATTAAGTACATTCGTTGTCATTGGTGCCCTTCTTGATGGATTTGGTTTATATGAACCGTTTATCGATTTTGCAGGAGCAGGAGCTACGGTTCCGATTACGAGTTTCGGAAATTCCCTTGTGCATGGTGCGATGGAAGAAGCTGGAAAACACGGGTTAGTCGGTGTAATATCGGGAATGTTTGAAGTGACAAGTGCCGGTATTTCTGCTGCCATCATTTTCGGAATGATTGGCGCCTTGCTTTTTAAACCTAAAGGATAA
- a CDS encoding SDR family oxidoreductase — protein sequence MNVLIAGANGKTGRHIIEQIARGGEHRAIAMVRDPKQEKELQKLGAQTVVGDLEGDVSHAVHLADAVIFAAGSGSKTGPDKTISVDQEGAKNLIDAAKEHRIQHFVMLSSMGTDNPSAGPESMEQYFKAKAIADEYLRGSDLSYTIVRPGALTDERAIGKIEASQKIENKENRSISREDVVAVLIASLTHEELKNKTFDILSGETDIEEALY from the coding sequence ATGAACGTATTAATTGCAGGAGCTAACGGAAAAACAGGGAGACATATAATAGAACAAATTGCACGCGGCGGCGAGCATCGCGCCATCGCAATGGTACGGGATCCTAAGCAGGAAAAAGAGCTTCAGAAGCTGGGTGCCCAAACCGTTGTCGGCGATCTTGAAGGAGATGTATCTCATGCGGTTCATCTCGCAGATGCAGTCATTTTTGCAGCCGGATCAGGTTCAAAAACGGGACCTGATAAAACAATTTCTGTTGACCAGGAAGGGGCTAAAAACCTGATTGACGCTGCTAAGGAACATCGGATTCAGCATTTTGTCATGCTGAGTTCTATGGGGACAGATAATCCTTCAGCAGGTCCTGAATCAATGGAACAGTATTTTAAGGCAAAGGCAATTGCAGATGAATATCTGCGCGGATCAGATCTCTCCTATACCATTGTGAGACCTGGTGCACTGACAGATGAAAGGGCAATAGGAAAGATTGAAGCGTCCCAAAAAATCGAGAACAAAGAAAACCGCAGCATTTCCCGTGAAGATGTAGTAGCGGTTCTGATTGCTTCGCTTACTCATGAAGAATTGAAAAACAAAACTTTTGATATCCTCTCTGGTGAAACAGATATAGAGGAAGCATTATATTAA
- a CDS encoding patatin family protein, with amino-acid sequence MVSSGLVLEGGGMRGVYTAGVLEYFMEKDLYFPYVIGVSAGACMGASYISRQKGRNKTVNINYANHKSYLSLGNFIRHKQLFGMDFIFDEIPNKLVPFNFDAFLKSDQTFLVGTTDCKTGEPVYYNKKDIGMDILTILRASSSLPFIAPMIDYEGRMLLDGGIVDSIPIKKSQADGNARNVVILTRNAGYRKKKSSMEWMVRRTFRAYPMLADAMLNRYEQYNQTLDYIEEQEKLGNVFVIRPTKKLEVDRIERNPVKLEKLYEQGLQDAEACFEALRKWHEPHHVLT; translated from the coding sequence TTGGTTTCATCAGGTCTTGTCCTCGAAGGCGGAGGAATGCGCGGGGTTTATACCGCGGGCGTATTAGAATATTTTATGGAAAAAGATTTATATTTCCCCTATGTAATCGGGGTTTCGGCAGGTGCCTGCATGGGCGCTTCATATATTTCAAGGCAAAAAGGAAGAAATAAAACGGTAAACATCAATTACGCCAATCATAAGAGCTATTTATCGTTAGGCAATTTTATCCGGCATAAGCAGCTGTTTGGAATGGACTTCATTTTTGATGAGATTCCAAACAAACTTGTTCCTTTTAACTTTGATGCCTTTCTGAAAAGCGATCAGACATTTTTAGTAGGAACAACTGACTGTAAGACAGGGGAGCCTGTTTACTATAATAAAAAGGATATCGGCATGGATATTTTAACGATTTTAAGAGCCTCAAGCTCTCTTCCGTTCATTGCACCAATGATTGATTACGAAGGAAGGATGCTGCTTGACGGAGGGATTGTCGATTCGATTCCGATCAAAAAATCACAAGCAGACGGCAATGCCCGGAATGTGGTCATTTTAACCCGAAATGCTGGCTACAGAAAGAAAAAGAGCAGCATGGAATGGATGGTCAGACGTACTTTCAGAGCCTATCCAATGCTTGCAGATGCCATGCTGAACCGGTATGAGCAATATAATCAGACGCTTGATTATATTGAGGAGCAGGAAAAGCTCGGCAATGTGTTTGTGATCCGTCCTACTAAAAAGCTCGAAGTTGACCGGATTGAAAGAAACCCGGTTAAACTTGAAAAGCTTTATGAGCAGGGTTTACAGGATGCAGAAGCTTGTTTTGAAGCACTGCGTAAATGGCATGAGCCGCATCATGTCTTAACCTGA
- a CDS encoding DUF2187 family protein: MKIAKVGNVIEFRDGLRGIVEKVNENSVIVDLTYMENFRDLDLERRTVVNHKNYKIVKEQLH, translated from the coding sequence ATGAAAATCGCTAAAGTTGGCAATGTGATTGAATTCAGAGACGGTTTACGTGGCATCGTGGAGAAAGTTAATGAAAATTCAGTGATTGTAGACTTGACGTATATGGAAAATTTCCGGGATTTAGATCTTGAGAGACGGACGGTTGTCAATCATAAAAACTATAAAATTGTAAAAGAACAGCTTCATTGA
- a CDS encoding AAA family ATPase, translating into MSFDAPVTILAGENRSGKSTLLEAIAEHSGLIRIASADDDDIRRFSRQLKLSWSAKTKKGFYLKADDFLTYARNVTRMRAEAAKRLVEVE; encoded by the coding sequence TTGTCGTTTGATGCACCGGTAACGATTCTTGCAGGAGAAAATAGGAGCGGTAAGTCAACACTGCTAGAAGCAATAGCTGAGCATTCCGGTTTAATCCGCATTGCATCAGCAGATGATGACGATATCAGGAGATTTTCCCGTCAGTTAAAGCTTTCATGGAGTGCAAAAACCAAAAAAGGCTTTTATTTAAAAGCAGATGACTTTCTGACATATGCCCGCAATGTCACGCGCATGAGAGCAGAGGCAGCAAAAAGGCTAGTGGAAGTTGAATGA
- a CDS encoding cell wall hydrolase has product MKKAFFTFTIISALTLSLFGFEKAEAATKHEVKTGDTLWLIGKKYGVSIKEIQSLNHKSGQLLYVGEKLQVPQSISDEDKDLLARIVHAEAKGEPYAGKVAVATVVLNRVKDDRFPDTIRDVIYQKQSGIYAFSPVENGSINEPADEEAKEAVQEALAYEGMGNDSVYFYNPVTAESDWIRTREVTLTIGRHTFAK; this is encoded by the coding sequence ATGAAGAAAGCATTCTTTACTTTTACTATCATTTCTGCACTTACCTTATCATTATTTGGGTTTGAAAAAGCAGAGGCAGCAACAAAACACGAAGTTAAAACTGGCGATACTTTATGGCTGATCGGCAAAAAGTACGGAGTATCCATTAAAGAGATTCAATCCCTTAATCATAAAAGCGGTCAATTATTATATGTAGGCGAAAAATTACAGGTTCCTCAATCAATTTCAGATGAAGATAAGGATTTATTGGCCCGAATCGTTCATGCTGAAGCAAAAGGCGAGCCATATGCAGGAAAAGTAGCTGTGGCAACAGTTGTCTTAAACCGTGTGAAAGACGATCGATTCCCGGATACAATCAGAGACGTTATTTATCAAAAGCAATCTGGCATTTACGCATTTTCTCCAGTAGAAAACGGCTCAATTAATGAACCTGCTGATGAAGAAGCTAAAGAAGCGGTTCAAGAAGCCTTGGCATATGAGGGTATGGGAAATGATTCTGTCTATTTCTATAATCCTGTAACAGCCGAGAGCGACTGGATTCGTACTAGAGAAGTCACGCTTACAATCGGAAGACACACATTTGCAAAATAA
- a CDS encoding undecaprenyl-diphosphatase, with translation MNYKVFKTINQLSGRCSPIDWLMILISNKIRYVFIFVLIFMRFNNSYKKVSRNALISAGITLFINTLVKMVYFKQRPFVKRQIGILIPSKMDSSFPSKHTLLVFAISTTIFLYDRIFGSIMWGLSVLTGFSRIWVGHHYPSDIIGSAFIATMTSILLEKISSCANYFVRR, from the coding sequence ATGAATTACAAAGTATTTAAGACAATCAATCAGCTTTCTGGACGTTGTTCTCCAATTGATTGGCTGATGATATTGATATCAAATAAGATTCGTTATGTGTTTATTTTTGTTTTAATTTTCATGCGATTTAATAATTCTTACAAAAAAGTGTCACGAAATGCGTTGATATCAGCGGGGATAACATTATTTATTAATACTTTGGTAAAAATGGTTTATTTTAAACAGCGGCCGTTTGTGAAACGACAGATCGGCATACTCATTCCTTCAAAAATGGATTCTTCATTTCCAAGTAAACATACTCTGCTTGTATTTGCTATATCTACTACTATCTTTCTTTATGATCGTATCTTTGGCTCAATCATGTGGGGATTATCTGTGTTGACGGGCTTCTCACGAATTTGGGTAGGACATCATTATCCGTCTGATATTATCGGAAGTGCCTTTATTGCCACCATGACAAGTATTTTGTTAGAGAAAATTTCCAGTTGTGCAAACTATTTTGTCCGTCGATAG
- a CDS encoding DUF1657 domain-containing protein has protein sequence MTIASDVKQCFAQLKGIEADLSSLALRTQANESKRTLHETMMIVHEISADLKKRIGELEREESQYKGF, from the coding sequence GTGACCATCGCATCAGATGTGAAACAATGTTTTGCTCAGCTAAAAGGTATTGAGGCTGATCTATCAAGTTTAGCGTTACGGACTCAAGCTAATGAATCAAAACGAACATTACATGAAACCATGATGATCGTGCATGAAATATCGGCAGATTTAAAAAAACGAATTGGGGAATTGGAACGAGAAGAGTCTCAATATAAAGGTTTTTAG
- the spoVAD gene encoding stage V sporulation protein AD, producing the protein MLMGHRTWIFEQKPVILSTGTVGGPFEAKGLLAEDFDLLHSDLWLEQDSYEKAHKVLIEEASQRAIEKAGLQKEQIQFFLGGDLINQITPTSFACRTLGTPYLGLFGACSTSMEGLALGAYLVNTKGANYLLTGASSHNTAVEKQFRYPTEYGGQKPPTAQWTVTGAGVALLGQSGEGPRVTSATIGRVIDMGMTDPFNMGGAMAPAAVDTIEAHLTERNLDPSYYDLIVTGDLGQIGHEVSLDLFKKHGTPINEKQYLDCGMMIYREGQPVLAGASGPACSATVVYGHLLNRMKKGEFKRILVAATGALLSPLSFQQNETIPCIAHAVSIEYGGE; encoded by the coding sequence ATGTTAATGGGTCATCGTACGTGGATTTTTGAGCAGAAGCCGGTCATTCTCTCCACTGGAACTGTCGGCGGACCATTTGAAGCAAAAGGGTTGCTGGCTGAAGATTTTGATCTTCTACATTCCGATTTATGGTTAGAACAAGATTCCTACGAGAAAGCCCATAAAGTTCTAATTGAAGAAGCCAGTCAAAGAGCTATTGAAAAAGCTGGTCTTCAAAAGGAGCAAATTCAGTTTTTCCTTGGAGGAGACCTTATTAATCAAATTACGCCTACAAGCTTTGCGTGCCGGACATTAGGGACACCATATCTTGGGTTGTTTGGCGCCTGTTCAACCTCAATGGAGGGACTTGCTCTTGGCGCCTATCTTGTTAACACCAAAGGCGCCAACTATTTATTAACAGGAGCTTCCAGTCATAACACTGCTGTTGAAAAACAGTTCCGTTATCCGACTGAGTACGGCGGGCAGAAACCACCAACAGCACAGTGGACTGTAACTGGAGCAGGAGTTGCTTTGTTAGGTCAGTCAGGTGAGGGCCCTCGTGTTACATCTGCTACGATTGGCCGTGTCATTGATATGGGAATGACCGATCCATTTAACATGGGAGGTGCGATGGCTCCGGCTGCGGTTGATACGATTGAGGCTCATTTAACAGAACGAAATCTAGATCCTTCCTATTATGATTTGATTGTAACAGGAGATCTTGGTCAGATTGGTCACGAAGTTTCACTTGATTTATTTAAAAAACATGGAACCCCAATAAATGAAAAACAGTATCTGGACTGTGGAATGATGATCTATCGGGAAGGGCAGCCAGTACTCGCTGGAGCAAGCGGCCCGGCATGTTCAGCAACGGTCGTATATGGTCACTTATTAAACCGAATGAAAAAAGGTGAGTTTAAACGCATATTGGTTGCAGCGACAGGTGCTTTATTATCGCCTTTAAGCTTTCAGCAAAATGAAACGATTCCTTGTATTGCTCATGCGGTGTCGATAGAATACGGAGGTGAATAA
- a CDS encoding GNAT family N-acetyltransferase — protein sequence MEFRLLTEEDTEQYRALRLQALNELPSNFASSYETEKKKSIEELIHEITPSESAFIMGALMDSELSGIAGFKQESLEKMKHRGQILGMYISPTMRGKGLGKKLLGSLIDRIQGNAAIEKVDLAVAVDNQSAKALYESLGFIQYGEYKEALKIADGYVDEVYMSLDLER from the coding sequence ATGGAATTTCGGCTGCTGACAGAAGAAGATACAGAACAGTACCGGGCACTGCGGCTGCAGGCCCTGAATGAGCTGCCTTCCAACTTTGCTTCAAGTTATGAAACGGAAAAGAAAAAATCAATTGAGGAATTAATCCATGAGATAACTCCTTCAGAATCTGCGTTTATTATGGGCGCTTTAATGGATTCAGAGCTTTCCGGCATCGCGGGGTTCAAACAGGAGAGTCTTGAAAAAATGAAGCACCGCGGCCAAATTCTTGGAATGTACATCTCCCCCACCATGCGCGGCAAAGGCTTAGGAAAAAAATTGCTGGGCTCTCTTATTGACCGGATTCAAGGAAATGCGGCCATTGAAAAAGTTGATCTTGCGGTGGCTGTTGATAATCAAAGTGCCAAGGCATTATATGAATCTTTGGGCTTTATTCAATACGGCGAATACAAAGAAGCTCTGAAAATTGCGGATGGGTATGTGGATGAGGTTTATATGAGCCTGGATCTTGAACGCTGA
- a CDS encoding SOS response-associated peptidase: MCGRYTLFAEYADLVDRFHIGAAIDEDEYVYSYNIAPSHEVLSVINDGTQNRMGLLKWGLIPPFAKDEKIGYKTINARSETLAEKPSFRNAFRNKRCLVLADSFYEWKRHEGGKTPMRIKMKSDEPFGMAGLWESWKSPNGKTIYSCTVITTEPNELMSSIHDRMPVILKPEDEASWLDPSNHDPDYLHQFLKPFDQTQMEAFKVSSEVNSPKNNGVHLIREIC; the protein is encoded by the coding sequence ATGTGCGGCAGATACACCTTATTCGCAGAATATGCGGATCTTGTAGATCGATTTCATATAGGCGCAGCCATTGATGAAGATGAGTATGTTTACAGTTACAACATCGCTCCTTCCCACGAAGTACTGTCAGTCATTAACGATGGCACTCAAAATCGAATGGGGTTATTAAAATGGGGGCTCATCCCTCCTTTTGCAAAGGATGAAAAAATCGGATATAAAACAATCAATGCCAGATCAGAAACTTTAGCCGAAAAACCAAGTTTCAGAAATGCTTTCAGGAATAAAAGATGTCTTGTTCTTGCCGATTCTTTCTATGAATGGAAACGGCATGAAGGCGGCAAAACACCGATGAGAATTAAAATGAAATCAGATGAGCCCTTCGGTATGGCAGGCTTGTGGGAATCATGGAAATCGCCAAATGGCAAAACCATCTATTCCTGTACCGTTATCACAACCGAACCAAATGAGCTGATGAGCTCCATTCACGATAGAATGCCCGTTATCCTGAAGCCCGAAGACGAAGCAAGCTGGCTCGACCCATCCAATCATGATCCAGATTATCTTCATCAGTTTTTGAAGCCTTTTGACCAAACGCAAATGGAGGCGTTTAAAGTATCTTCTGAAGTAAATTCTCCTAAAAATAATGGGGTGCATTTGATTCGGGAGATTTGCTGA
- a CDS encoding sigma-70 family RNA polymerase sigma factor, which produces MIEEKSFEELVKQYQKMIYYHIKHLNITKNQEEYHQIGLIALWNASKTYDNSKGTFSTYLYKCIRGQLLNEMNKQIRRQDHEELREHHNDVMMDNDPIKEMLNERIVRSYSHILSPMQQKWLIGYCIERKTPSEIAESEKVSAASVKSWRREALKKIKALEES; this is translated from the coding sequence ATGATTGAAGAAAAAAGTTTTGAAGAACTTGTCAAGCAGTATCAAAAAATGATTTATTATCACATTAAGCATTTGAACATTACAAAAAATCAGGAAGAATACCATCAAATTGGACTTATCGCATTGTGGAATGCCTCAAAAACCTATGACAATTCTAAAGGCACCTTCAGCACCTATCTTTATAAGTGCATAAGAGGCCAGCTTCTTAATGAAATGAACAAACAAATCAGAAGGCAAGATCACGAGGAGCTTCGTGAACATCATAACGATGTGATGATGGATAATGATCCTATTAAGGAAATGTTAAACGAGCGAATTGTCCGCTCGTATAGTCATATCCTGTCTCCGATGCAGCAAAAATGGCTGATTGGCTATTGCATTGAAAGGAAAACGCCCTCTGAAATTGCGGAGAGCGAAAAAGTAAGTGCTGCCAGTGTGAAATCATGGAGAAGAGAGGCTTTAAAGAAGATCAAAGCCTTAGAAGAATCATAA